The Candidatus Neomarinimicrobiota bacterium DNA segment TAGCGTCGATGTCGCCACTGGTGCCACCGATGTGAACATCTTCGCTTATGAGCTCAACTCCACGGAGTACCCGGTATGGTCGCAGGTAGACTTCAAAATACTGATCAATTCGATCCCTCTGGGACTGACCTATAATACCCCCTTCCTAAGCGTCCTGACTGATCCATTCCGGCTAGAGGGTCCTGTCCAGATCAGGAATACGGATCTGGATGTCAACACTGAGCAGATTTATTATTCCAGCGGCCCGCATGCTGGGGAGGCGGTCAGTTTCACCATCGAGGAATTAAGGACAATTTTTGACGAAGAGGGCTACAATCCCGATGACCTACAAAGCCGGATCATCCAGACCGGGCGGCTGCCCGATGGTACCTATCGGTTTAGTATCGTCATTAATGCCTGGGAGGATGTGGCTGGCGAGATGGGTGGCTCGATACCCGGGGATGAGATCGACAAGAGCATTGTCTCTTCTCACCCGATTGCGTTGGAACTCATCTCCCCGGGCGGTCCCCTGGAGGATACTACCAATACCGCCATCACCACGACCTATCCCTTTTTCCAGTGGCAATCGGACCCGTGCGCCATCTGCACCTATCAGGTTCGCGTGGCCGAGTTCAAGCCGCGCGAGCACAGCTCCATGGAAGATGCCATTGATGATCAGACTGTCCTGCCTCTGGATCAGGCCTTGGGCTATTATAATGTGGGCAATAACACCTCCTTCCAGTACCCCATGACGGGGGCTGTCGACCTGGAGCCGGGTCATATCTATGTCTGGCAGGTGCAGAAGGTCCTTCCCACTACGGAAGGGGAGGAATTCATCAACAGTTTCATCTGGGCTTTCCAGATCATTGATCCTACGCGGGCCGAGGCCTCGGGGGCAGCCGGTGCAGGCGTTGTCGTGCAGGGGCCCATTTTGCGGTTCCTGCAGACTGCTATGGGTGGCGAGAATTTCGATCAGGCATTCGAGGTTGGCGGGGAGCTGGATGGGTACCACCCCAACCAGTTGGTCAGGTTGAACGGCGTGTCTATAAATCCTGCCCAGCTGAATGACCTGAATAACGCTCTGCAGCAGGGCACAATCACGATTATTAGTGTGGAGGTGCAGTAAAATGAGACGTACACTATACTACCTCCTGCTCATCACAGTGTCGCTGGCCTGGGGGGCAGACAAAATCGCCTTCACCACCAAGGTGAGTGGTCAGGTGAATCTGGTGAATCTGCAACAACAGACCGTGCCCTTAAAGCGTGGCACGGTCTTAAACGCCGGCGAGAAGATTGAAACCCTTAGCGATGGCCTGGCTGTCATTATGTTCATCGATGATAAGAGCATCCTCCGGGTGCAGAAAAACACGGTCGTCACGATTGGCGGGGAACGGTCGGCCACAGCCATCTCGAAGCAGATCGATATGCAGTTTGGGAAGCTGCGGGCCCAGATCACCGAACAGCGGCGAGGGGAATTTATTGTCTCCACACCCATCTCGGTGGCGTCAGTGAAGGGGACCGATTTCTGGGCCACTTCGGATCCGGTCCTGGGAGACATCTTTCTGGGTATCGAAGGTCTCGTCGAGGTCCTGAACCTCGTCAGCGGCGGGGTTCTTTCATTTGGTGGGGGAATGATGTGTAAATCCGGACTCGATGGAACCACCGAGGTCACGATCTATGTGCTCATCGTCAGTGAACTCCTGAGGGTATCGGAGGACGCCCTGTCCATGGAGCCGGCGGTGGTAGGTGAGGGTGATGCGCGCATCCAGTTCAATGGACAGGTGCTCCTTACCGCCGAGACCAGCTATGCCGGTCCTGAGCCCAGTGTCGGCAGTACGGTCACCATTTCCGGCACTGCCAACGACGACGGTTCCGTTACGGCCGTTCAGGTGGCAGTTGAGGAAGAAGCTGTGGCTGAAGTGGAACCCGATGAGATCAGGATTCAGCTGGAAGATAATGAGGGCAACATCAAAGAAGTCATTATCATTTACCAATAAGCACCCTTAATTTTCGATTCCATTCTTTAACTCCGGAGGTAAAGGGAAGGTGACTATTCGAGTCTGTCGCAGCGCACAGGTGTTTTTTCTTTTAGTTGTCGGGCTTTCAGCTAGCAGTTACGCTGATGGCATCATCTATCATCAGGCTCCCTCGGAAGCCGTAGCACAGGAACCACTGACCTTGGAAGCCGTGGTGGAGGTTGAGGATGCCGCTGTTGTATCGGTCAATATCTTTTACCGACTCAAAGGTCAGTTGGCGTATATGGAGGTCCCCATGTCATCAGCGGGCGGGGGCTTATATTTCGGAACTATTCCAGCCGGTGATGTGGCGGAGGCGGGTCTGGAATACTACCTCCTTGCCGTCCTAGATGATGAGAGTGTCCTGGCCTTCCCGGTTGATGATCTGGAAGTCAATCCGCTCTTTATCGCGGTGAAGCCCGCCGCCAAGCGCTTGGACGTTGAAGAGGTGGTCCAGGAGACCGCCGCTATTGTCGAGGAGATCGGGGTATTGATCCTGTCGCCGGAGCCGCGAGCAATCTATCTACCGGAGAATGTAGTGGTGGCTGCATCCCTGTTCGGCATCCAGGATCTGGATGCTTCCTCCATACGAGTCCTGGTCGATGGAAAAGACGTGACCAAGGCAGCGAACGTGTCCGCCGATCTGGTCACTTACGTTCCCCCTGCATTAGCGACCGGTGGGCATCAGGTTGAGATTCGCCTGAATCGTGCTTCCGGGGTGGCCTATGATCCAGTGGTGTGGCGGTTTCTGGTGACCGGGAAAGCGGCGGCCACTACGGCGCGGGCTTACCAGCATTCGGGACTCATCACACCCTCCTATCGGCGTAATAACGTCGACAACCAGGTGTTGGAAGTGAGTAATCTCAAGATGTCTTATCGCGGCGGATGGGAATGGCTGAGAGTGCGGGGCGACTTGAAGCTCTCCTCCGAGGAAGATGCCTTCAAGACCCCTCGCAACCGGTATTTCGCCAGCTTTCAGACGCCGGTGCTGACATTGGGTATTGGTGATGTCACCCCGCGCTTTGACCGCTTTGGCCTGGATAGTAAACGCTTGAGAGGATATGATGCCAACTTGACGCTGGGGTATTTAAATCTACGCGTGGCGCAGGGGCAGCTGGAGCGAGTCATCCAGGGACGGCCTGAGTTGGCCTATCAAGTCACTGATTACGATCCCGATGCCAACAGCCTCAGTGTATCACGATCGGGTTATACGTTCCAGCGGGATGTCCTGGCGATTCGCCCCACTATCGGCTCGGGACAGCGGTTTCAGCTCGGTTTATCGTTTATCAAGGCGCGTGATAACGTTCCCTCAGTAAATACGATCATTGATGATGGCATTATTAAAATTGATAGCAGTGACGCGGCTGACGATGCCTTTGCACGGGTAGACTGGATCGACGATTCTTTACATACGATCCGCTATCGTGATCTTACAAAATATGTCGATGTGGTGGTGCCAGATAGCGATTGGGTCGGGAAGACTCCCCAGGACAATCTCGTAATTGGCGCCGACCTGTCTCTCGCTCTGGCCCGGCGCCGGTTCGTAGTTCAGGCGGGAGGTGCCCTGAGCATGCTTAACCGGAATATTTGGGACCCGACCTTGACCCTCGCGGCGCTTGATACCCTTTTAGATGATGTTCCCGATGACATGGTTGCGGGTGAGATGAGTCTGGATGAAGTACGCACCCAATTAGAGAGTTTTGGAATTCCAGCTGATTTTACGGAGTTCGAGCATATCTATCAGATGGGAATTGCCCAGGTTCCGTTGGTGCCCATCGATCCGACCGCCCCGATGAATCTTTCCACAATCTCGAAGCTGCCCTCGCTGGCCTACCATCTCACCACCAAGATTAATTATCTGCGCAACTTCATCACCCTACAGTACCAGCAGGTGGGGCCGGAGTTCAACTCCCTGGCGAACCCCAACCTGCAAAAGAACGTGCGTATCTGGAACATCTCCGATCGTATCCGTATGTTCAGGAACAGGCTATTTATTTCGGCTCTCTACCGCGCGACCGACGATAATATTGTCAAGCTTATAAAGGAGGATGATCCTGAGACCCCGGAGGATGAGACCAAAGAGAGTGACCCGATCACTACTACCCAGATGATGAACCTGAGCGCCAACATCAATCTGGGCCAGGACCTACCTTCACTCAGCCTGGGAATGAGGACTTACGAGCGGAATAACGGCGTTGATACTGTGAGTACTGACCTTGCCATTTCCGACGGCCGTGAGCACAGCCGCACCACATCACGGAGTATTGGTCTTAGCTACCGGCTGCAGCTGCTGGCGTCGACCCATGATTTGAACTTAAACTTGGCTAAGACGCTGATCAGTGATCAGATTGAAGACCGCCGGGCAGATGATCCTCTGTTCGTGCCGCCATCGGCCGTATCGAATATTCTGTCCCTGTCGGCCCGCTCCCGGTTCTCCGATCGGCTGGAGACCAACGTCATGCTGGCGACCAATAGGTTGGAGGTTGGTGAAGGGGACAAGCTGGTTGTTCAGGATATCTTTGATATGGATGCATCGGCCCGCTATATCTTAATGAACGGCAGATTGTCGGTGCGCGGAGGTGTTACCTTTACCAACAGCAATAATGCAGAGAGCGAGAGCGAAATTGCGCCCCCCTCGTTCACCCGATTTGGCATTAAAAGTGACTTGAATCTGGAGTTGATCGAAAACCTGCGGCTTATCACAACCTTCGATTTCAAAAGCAAGCAGGTGGAGGGCCGTGATGCGCCCTTGCCCTACTCTGTCATAGCTGCCAATCTGGAATACATTTTCTGAGCGTATGCCTAAGTTGAACTTGAAGAAATTCATCTCGGGTTATGGCGCCGGCCTTATCTGGGCCGGCGTTTCCATTTTTCTGGCTACCGGCATTCACACTCTGGGAGTGTTCGACCTGCCGAACTATAAGGTGCTGGATTTTGCCTTTGCCCAAGTCCGAGGTCCACTTGCAGGCCTGAGTGCCCGGCATCCCATCTCCAGAGACAGCCTCAAAGTGGTCATAGTGGATGTGGATGACGAGTCGTGGCGGTTGGTGCCGTATAAATGGCCCTACCCGCGGGATGAGGTCTGGGCCCGGGTAGTACGAAACCTGGCCGATGCCGGCGCGCGGGTAATCGCCTTCGATGTTGAATTTGACAGTCCCGATTTCAAGTCGGATTATCTGGAGAAACTGAACCGCGCCGGCGGCAATATTCAGTTCCGCCACGGCGATGAGGTGTTCGCCGATGCTATCCGGTATGCCCGGTCGAGGGGTACCCAAGTCGTACTGGCTTCAAAGTTGGTTGAAGAAACCACTCGAGTGCCACCACAGTATATCATGTATCCGGTGCCCCGTCTGATGGCTGCTGATCCTGAGCCGGGACTGATCAACGAAATCAAAGACTTTGATGGGACTACTCGGAAATACGCCATTGCCTATGATATGGCTCACGAGCCAAACAAGTTATACTTGCCTTTGGGACTGAAAGCTCTGAAGGAATACCGGGGAATCCCAGATAC contains these protein-coding regions:
- a CDS encoding FecR domain-containing protein; its protein translation is MRRTLYYLLLITVSLAWGADKIAFTTKVSGQVNLVNLQQQTVPLKRGTVLNAGEKIETLSDGLAVIMFIDDKSILRVQKNTVVTIGGERSATAISKQIDMQFGKLRAQITEQRRGEFIVSTPISVASVKGTDFWATSDPVLGDIFLGIEGLVEVLNLVSGGVLSFGGGMMCKSGLDGTTEVTIYVLIVSELLRVSEDALSMEPAVVGEGDARIQFNGQVLLTAETSYAGPEPSVGSTVTISGTANDDGSVTAVQVAVEEEAVAEVEPDEIRIQLEDNEGNIKEVIIIYQ